A window of Candidatus Poribacteria bacterium genomic DNA:
CGTCGTGCTTCCCCTCGGATCGCTGGAGCAGCACGGGCATCACTCTCCACTTCTGACGGATACCTATCTTGTAACCGCAGTGGCACAACGGGTCGAAAAACAACTCGCTGAGCAAATCTATCTGCTGCCAACATTATGGCTTGGTGCATCAGATCATCATCTAGATCATCCCGGCACTGTGAGCGTTCCCAATCACATCTACACATTGATGATCAAGAACATTGTCAGATCTATCGCCAAAGGAGGATTTCAACGTGTATTCTTACTCAACGGTCACGGGGGCAATGTCGTTCCGGGCACGCAAGCAATCACAGAGCTAGCGAACGAATCAGATGTTTATGACAACATGTGGATTGCGTTATCCTCATATTGGACCGTGGCTGAGCCGGCGATGGCACCAGAACTTCATGGGATGGAGACCCCGCATCTGACGCATGCCTGTGAGTACGAAACCTCGATGATGTTGTTTTTGCACGGCGAGATTATGCGGATGGATCGGGTAACGTCCAGTCCACCGCTGATAGATTCACCATTTTACCATAGCGAGCGCGGCGGACGTATCAATGTCGGCAAGCGGCTAGTCACGTGGGCACCGACCGGGGCGATGGGTAAACCGCAACGCGCCACGCCGGAAAAAGGAGAATCATTGCTGAATGCCATCACGAGTGAGGTCGTAGCCTGCATCAAGGATTTCGAGACATGGTAGATGGAGAAGCCACAAGGGATCTTCAAATGCCGAATTCTATAATTCATGACCTTTCGCCATGCACAAAATTAACTGTTTTTTTCGCACAGGCTCTTAGCGAGATCGTAACGCGATGAGAAAACCATCACGAAATGAACCCTGCTGGTGTGGTAGTGGAAAGATATATAAAAATTGCCACCTCAAGCAGGATAAAAAACAAAGCACATCTCAACCACGAATGGCGTCAGGCATTATCATCAAGACCGAGGAGCAGATTGAGGGCATCCGTAGAAGCGGTCAATTGGCGCGAAAAACTTTGGACATGCTGGAAGGGCGAATTGAAGCTGGCGTAGAAACTAAGGATATCGACCAATGGGTCTACGAATTCACCTGTGACCACGGCGGCTATCCTGCAACTCTCGATGTAAAAGGATTCAATAAGAGTTGCTGTACCTCGATCAACAATGTTATCTGTCACGGAATTCCCGATGACACGGTCTTAAAGGACGGGGATATCATCAACGTTGATGTTACCCCAATTCTGGATGGATATTTTGGCGATACCAGTCGCATGTTTGTAATCGGTGAAACGTCAGAGGAAGCTCTAAAGTTAATCGAGGAAACGAAAGCGTGTATGTACCTTGGTATTGATGTAGTGAAACCCGGCAACACGATTGGCGACATTGGCTATACCATTCAACAGCATGCTGAGAATCTCGGATACTCGGTCGTGCGCGAATTGTGTGGGCACGGCACAGGTTTACAGTTTTGGGAAGCTCCTCAAGTTCCCCATTACGGTAAAAGAAATGACGGTCCACCAATGGTGCCGAATATGGTGTTTACAATTGAGCCGATGATTAATATTGGTCGATGTGAATGTACGACGCTGTCAGATGGTTGGACGGTCGTTACCGTTGATGGTTCACTATCGGCGCAATGGGAACATACCGTGCGCGTAACGGAGACCGGTGTCGAAATTCTGACAGCCTAATTCACTAAAGGGAAATCGAATGTCGCAAATTAAGGTCTACGGATTAAAAGAGAACCTTAATCCTATCAAAGCAGAGCTCTCCGATGTCATTCATTCGTGTGTGGTTGATGCCTTGCATTTTCCAGAGGATAAAAGAGCACACCGCTTCTTTCCACTAGATTCCTCCGATTTCTACTATCCCAGCGGACGCACGACAAAGTACACGATTATTGAGATTAGTATGTTTGAGGGCAGATCTGTAGATGCGAAGAAACATCTGATTCGCCTGCTTTTTGAAAGGGTTCATCAACAACTGAATATCCTTCCACAAGACCTTGAAATCACAATCGCCGAGACACCTAAGCACAATTGGGGATTCCGTGGTATGCCGGGTGATGAAATTGAATTAAACTACAGGGTTGAGGTATAATAGACAGGCGAATCGACGTTCAACAAATCGGTAGATCTCTTTCAATCCTGGCGTATCACCTGCACAACCTTTCAAGACCATAGACACATCAGTCATCTCGGCGCTACAATGCCCGTTGGTGTAGCAGCACCCGCAATACAGAATATTTGATGCAAGTTTTACCTATGGCTCTTACTCTCAAGCAACCCAATCCAGACACAATTATTCTTAGACGCAGTCTTGCCTCCCGACTTTCTAGTTTGATTTGGTTTGGAATAGCGGGCCTGCTCATGTTTGAGTTCAAGCTGGACGACCGGATATGGATCGCTGTTCCCTTCTTACTCATGGGTCTACATATCTTGACGTATACCCGGCGGATTAACCTCCGTCTTCCGCTACGCGATATTCTGTGGCAACGGCGCATCCTATTCCTTTTTCCTGATGAACGCCCGGTGCCATTTTCAGGAATTCGCTCTGTGAGGATTACAATTCGTGGGAAATTCCTTAAAATTTTGCACCTTTATCTCCTCCTAGTTGATGGTTCACAACTATCCATCACCCGCGCCTACCAGCTAAATCAAATTGAGGAGCAGGGCAGGGAATTGGCACAAATCGTTGGAAAACCGCTGGTATATGAGCGGGGCGAGCGTGACTTAGAGGACTGAAAAGCCGGGCATAAACCTCATAGGAGATCAGTCGGACACATGTGATCAGAAAGGTAAGCTATGACAAGTGAACTGAAAGTCGGCTTGGTAGGAGTCCCACGCGGCTCAGGGTTTATCCAAGCATTCCAGACCGTGAATGAAACCACTCTCGTTGCCATATGTGATATTAATACCGAAATCCTAAACCAGGTAGGCGATCAGCATGGGATCGAGCTGCGATACACTGACTTTGAAAAGATGGCAAAGTCGGACCTCGATGTGATTCTTGTCTCTACCCCGATGCCCTTGCATGTTCCCCAAGCTGTCATCGCGCTGTCAGAAGGTAAGCATGTGCTTTCCGAAGTCCCCGCCGCGACAGACCTTGAACAGTGCTGGCACCTCGTCAACGCTGTCAAACAGAGTGGGAAAAAGTACATGATGGCAGAGAACTATACCTACATGAAGCCGAATGTGTTGGTGCGTGAACTCGCGCGGCGTGGGCTGTTCGGCGAGATCTATTTTGGCGAAGGCGCATATATCCATGAATTGAAGGCGGGCAACGAACGAACAAAGTGGCGACGCAAGTGGCAGACCGGACGGAATGGATCAACGTATCCGACGCATAGTCTCGGTCCTGTGTTACAGTGGTTCGACGAGCGTGTCAGTACTGTCTCCTGTTTCGGCACAGGACACCATTATCGCGATCCGCGTGGTGCACAGTACGAGAACGAGGATAGTACAACAATGATGTGCAAAACGACAAATGGAGGACTAATCGAAATCCGTGTTGATATGTTGTCTAACCGTCCCCACAATCTCACCTACTATAGTTTGCAGGGAACGCAGGGTTGTTACGAGGCACCACGCGGTTTTGGAGATGGCGCCAAGATTTGGCTCGCAGATTACGATGAGAAAATGGAATGGCGCTCGCTGTGGGATTTTGAAGAAGAATTTATGCCAGAGATGTGGCGCAATCCCCCGGAAGAAGCCCTACGCGCGGGACACGGCGGTGGCGACTATTTTGAGATTCGTGAGTTTGCGGATTCGATTATCAACGACGCAAAGCCCCCAATTGATCTTTATGAATCCCTTGATATGACTGTGCCGGGATTGGTGTCGGAGGCATCAATCAATCAAGGTGGAATTCCGCTGCCTGTGCCCGATTTTCGGGAGATTCGGAACTTTCCGGAGGATCTGCCGGAAGCACTACAAGGTAGTGAAATTATCTCGGTTCAGTTGTAGTTGAGGAGCCTGTGTCTCAGCCTATATAAATCCACACTAGAAACGTCTGTCTCCACAGAGGGATTTGAAATTGACAAACTTATAACGTCGGTATACCGTACCCGTTTAGGCGCTATATTCTGCTTTTACAAGGAGATCGGTCATGAGCCAAACTTCAGGAGATGGAGACTACTTAGCCAACCAAATTGTTAGTGATGAACAGATTCAGGAATGGGTGGATCAATTCCACCGAGATGGTTTTCTGTTTTTACAGAATGTCCTACCACCGGATTGGTGTGCTCAGATGCGTGAAGATCTAGATTGGGCGTTAAAAGAAAATCCGAATGGTCACAATGGTGTGAATGAGCGTACCGCACTCGCACACCGAATGTTTGAGACCAGCGAAACCAACCTCAAACTATTTGACTTGGAACCCATCGTGAGTTTTGCCGAAGCCCTTATCGCCCCAAATTGCCACGTTATCCACAACAACTCATTCCAGAGTTTTCCGGGCGGCGGCATAACACGATGGCATCAGGACGATGCCCCTCATTTCACCGTTACAGATGGCGAACCACCGAAGAATATTCGTTTGTCTGTTATGTTTTTTACGGCAAACTATTATCTGACGGATGTGACTGATGCCAAATACGGTGGTACAGAGGTGATTCCTGGCTCCCATCTGTACGGCACGGGTCCGCCCTCCGAAATCGAAGGGACAGAGTGGGAGAGCAAGATTCGGTACAACTTAGGAAAAGCTGGCAGTGTTGTCATGTTCAACAATCAGGTGTGGCACCATGGTGGACTTAATCGCAGTAACCGAACACGCTATATTACACAAATTACCTATGCCCGCCGTATGATTGGACACAAATATTATCCGTTCATGAATTACAATATGCCAGAACACATCTACAAAGACGCCAATCCGAGGTTAAAGCGATTGCTAGGATTCCTTGAGCATGGGGCTTACGGTTAATGGCAATAAGAGCATGGCGCATGTGCATCAGTTCATTAAATGACATTCTGTGTACCGTTGCGACTTAATGTCCATTACGGAGGAAATATATGAATCACAAGATGATTCGCATCGCTTTTATTGGATTCCATTTCACTTTGGCTATTGTTGTATTGCTTCAAAGTGTTTGGGGAGTGAAACATGCTCTTAGTACAGCCAATCACGCCTTACTCGTCTTAGCTATCGTCGAGACATTGGCCGCAATTGTCTTTATGGTTCCGCAGACCATTCGCTTAGGCGGTTTAGTCCTGCTCTTGGTTTTTGCCGTTGCTTTTTCGGTTCATCTTCTCCATGGTGAACTTGACTTAGGACTGTTGGTCTATGCTGCGGGAACATTGTTTATCGTTATTCACGGGAGCGCTTTCGACGGGAAACATACAACGGCCGTCTGATTGACGGAACGATATAAAAACCTTCGATACGTCTACCCGTCATGATAGCCGGAGTTCTTCAAACGAGGGAAGTCCATGAAAGCAATCATTTTCCACGAACAGGGCGGAATTGATAAACTCCACTACGAGGAGGTCCCCGTCCCCGTCATTGCCCCATCGGAAGTATTGGTCCAAGTCAAAGCGTGCGCGGTAAACCACCTCGATATCCGCGCCCGCCGGGATCGGCCGGAGGTTCAACCGTTCCCACACATCCTCGGATCCGATATCTCCGGGGAGGTGGTTGAGGTTGGAACAGAAGTCCACAACGTCGCTGTCGGCGATCGAGTGGTACTCGCGCCCTGTATCCCCTGCGAACAGTGCCCAGATTGCCTCAACGATGACGAAAATATGTGCGATTTTCAGGAGCTTTTGGGCTTTCAAACCAATGGCGGTTACGCGGAATATGTCAAAGCACCTGCCAAAAACGCCATTCAGATTTCCCCTGACCTCTCATACGTTGATGCGTCTGCTATTCCTATCGCCTACCTCACGGCGTGGCACATGCTTGTAGCGCGGGCAAAAGTTCGCCCCGGCGATGATGTACTGGTCTTATCCGCTGGCAGCGGTGTTGGGAGTGCCGGCTTGCAAATTGCCAAATTGTGCGGCGCACGAATCTTTGCCACCGCAAGCACCGATGAGAAGCTTGAACGCGCCCGCCAGATGGGAGCCGATTTCACGATCAACTACACGCAAACCGATTTTAGCGAAGCCGTTCACGATGCAACAGATGGACGCGGTGTGGACGTCGTTTTTGAACATGTTGGAGCAGCGACATGGGATAAGAGCGTCGCAAGCCTCGCAAAAAAAGGACGTCTTGTTTCGTGCGGCGTTACGACGGGCAATATCGGCGAGATTAACATCCGTAAACTGTACCAGAAGCAGTTGACGCTGATGGGATCTGCGCTGGGAACGACATCTGAACTTCAGACCATTATCCGCCTTGCCGAGCAGGGAAAGCTAAACCCAATTATCGCTCAGGTGTTGCCGTTAAGAACGGCAGCAGAGGCACATCGGATTATAGAAGCGCGAGAAAATTTTGGCAAGGTCTGTCTCCAGCCAGAATAGAGAAAGGATTGTGAAAGGAGGGAGAGTCTTCATGGGAAAATTGGATGGTAGAGTCGCAATGATTACAGGTGCCGGTAGAGGGCACGCCGAAGCGATCGCTCTGCGGTTTGCAGAAGAGGGTGCCGCGGTTTCCTTATGCGATGTGATTCCGGTAACAACGTTGGAGGAGAAAGTTGGTTCAAAGATAAGAGATGCTGGTGGAAAGGTTCTCTGCTTCCAGACGGACGTTTCAGACGAGGATCAGGTAGATCAGATGGTTAGGGAAACTCTTGAAACGCTGGGAACAGTCGATATTCTCGCTAACGTTGTTGGCATTGCCGGACCGACCAAAGATGTTTGGAATATGACCTTGGCGGAGTGGAAACGGACACTCGCAGTTAATCTCGA
This region includes:
- a CDS encoding creatininase family protein, encoding MQYGNNCWVDIQDADKNKVVVLPLGSLEQHGHHSPLLTDTYLVTAVAQRVEKQLAEQIYLLPTLWLGASDHHLDHPGTVSVPNHIYTLMIKNIVRSIAKGGFQRVFLLNGHGGNVVPGTQAITELANESDVYDNMWIALSSYWTVAEPAMAPELHGMETPHLTHACEYETSMMLFLHGEIMRMDRVTSSPPLIDSPFYHSERGGRINVGKRLVTWAPTGAMGKPQRATPEKGESLLNAITSEVVACIKDFETW
- the map gene encoding type I methionyl aminopeptidase, which produces MRKPSRNEPCWCGSGKIYKNCHLKQDKKQSTSQPRMASGIIIKTEEQIEGIRRSGQLARKTLDMLEGRIEAGVETKDIDQWVYEFTCDHGGYPATLDVKGFNKSCCTSINNVICHGIPDDTVLKDGDIINVDVTPILDGYFGDTSRMFVIGETSEEALKLIEETKACMYLGIDVVKPGNTIGDIGYTIQQHAENLGYSVVRELCGHGTGLQFWEAPQVPHYGKRNDGPPMVPNMVFTIEPMINIGRCECTTLSDGWTVVTVDGSLSAQWEHTVRVTETGVEILTA
- a CDS encoding tautomerase family protein, whose product is MSQIKVYGLKENLNPIKAELSDVIHSCVVDALHFPEDKRAHRFFPLDSSDFYYPSGRTTKYTIIEISMFEGRSVDAKKHLIRLLFERVHQQLNILPQDLEITIAETPKHNWGFRGMPGDEIELNYRVEV
- a CDS encoding Gfo/Idh/MocA family oxidoreductase — translated: MTSELKVGLVGVPRGSGFIQAFQTVNETTLVAICDINTEILNQVGDQHGIELRYTDFEKMAKSDLDVILVSTPMPLHVPQAVIALSEGKHVLSEVPAATDLEQCWHLVNAVKQSGKKYMMAENYTYMKPNVLVRELARRGLFGEIYFGEGAYIHELKAGNERTKWRRKWQTGRNGSTYPTHSLGPVLQWFDERVSTVSCFGTGHHYRDPRGAQYENEDSTTMMCKTTNGGLIEIRVDMLSNRPHNLTYYSLQGTQGCYEAPRGFGDGAKIWLADYDEKMEWRSLWDFEEEFMPEMWRNPPEEALRAGHGGGDYFEIREFADSIINDAKPPIDLYESLDMTVPGLVSEASINQGGIPLPVPDFREIRNFPEDLPEALQGSEIISVQL
- a CDS encoding phytanoyl-CoA dioxygenase family protein — protein: MSQTSGDGDYLANQIVSDEQIQEWVDQFHRDGFLFLQNVLPPDWCAQMREDLDWALKENPNGHNGVNERTALAHRMFETSETNLKLFDLEPIVSFAEALIAPNCHVIHNNSFQSFPGGGITRWHQDDAPHFTVTDGEPPKNIRLSVMFFTANYYLTDVTDAKYGGTEVIPGSHLYGTGPPSEIEGTEWESKIRYNLGKAGSVVMFNNQVWHHGGLNRSNRTRYITQITYARRMIGHKYYPFMNYNMPEHIYKDANPRLKRLLGFLEHGAYG
- a CDS encoding zinc-binding dehydrogenase — its product is MKAIIFHEQGGIDKLHYEEVPVPVIAPSEVLVQVKACAVNHLDIRARRDRPEVQPFPHILGSDISGEVVEVGTEVHNVAVGDRVVLAPCIPCEQCPDCLNDDENMCDFQELLGFQTNGGYAEYVKAPAKNAIQISPDLSYVDASAIPIAYLTAWHMLVARAKVRPGDDVLVLSAGSGVGSAGLQIAKLCGARIFATASTDEKLERARQMGADFTINYTQTDFSEAVHDATDGRGVDVVFEHVGAATWDKSVASLAKKGRLVSCGVTTGNIGEINIRKLYQKQLTLMGSALGTTSELQTIIRLAEQGKLNPIIAQVLPLRTAAEAHRIIEARENFGKVCLQPE